The Impatiens glandulifera chromosome 3, dImpGla2.1, whole genome shotgun sequence genome contains a region encoding:
- the LOC124929932 gene encoding transcription factor MYB92-like gives MVKSEEKEKEDGLKKGTWTEEDEVLADYIRKHGEKSSWNTVENESGLNRCAKSCRLRWVNHLRPELKKGPLTANEIETIVRLHARIGNKWSRIAEKVPGRTDNDIKNFWNTRIKSCERRGLPLYPPEPPPIDPNAFSSFHPSPKLMIDGFGNNTNHHLPSYSYHAFQQVAQNSGLQSFQLPPSSTVAAAHNMFSSFQHLPNLNDHHNSLYFHSFQFAPRSSSYAAAATTRVPHNSFQFGPHHNLPSSSNADAAAADAFPVDRNHPDLLPSFQYKPPSPIVDDNSFSSLQQPLDQIIENIDHGLTSSSNDPFEMAPIVDNTLSSLNQPLHQNLPSSSSQNYFPELPSIQPQDPFHLPQFDNLSQSPATQNLQSNCMPSRKRTHDDQMSTSQEEHALLGKNYSGDTSNMSIREKILNEELLDSFAFGHNSVLNEDDKMRSPFFSKYLMNPRKHWSGL, from the exons ATGGTGAAAtctgaagaaaaagaaaaagaagatggATTGAAAAAAGGAACATGGACAGAAGAAGACGAAGTTCTAGCTGATTACATCCGCAAGCATGGGGAGAAGTCCAGTTGGAACACGGTTGAGAACGAATCTGGACTCAACCGGTGCGCTAAATCATGCAGGTTAAGGTGGGTAAACCATTTAAGACCCGAATTGAAGAAAGGTCCGTTAACCGCCAATGAAATAGAGACGATCGTTCGTCTTCATGCTAGGATCGGAAATAAATGGTCCCGCATAGCAGaaaag GTTCCTGGAAGAACAGATAACGATATTAAGAACTTTTGGAACACTCGAATCAAAAGTTGTGAGCGTCGTGGCCTACCACTTTATCCGCCTGAG CCTCCTCCTATTGATCCTAATGCTTTCTCTTCATTTCATCCATCGCCAAAGCTGATGATTGACGGTTTTGGAAACAATACTAATCATCATCTTCCTTCCTATTCTTACCATGCTTTCCAGCAGGTAGCTCAGAATTCAGGCCTCCAATCATTCCAATTACCGCCTAGTAGTACTGTTGCTGCTGCTCATAATATGTTCTCTTCATTTCAACATCTACCTAATCTCAATGATCATCATAACTCATTATACTTCCATTCATTCCAATTTGCGCCTCGTTCATCTTCTTATGCTGCTGCTGCTACTACTCGGGTGCCTCATAATTCATTTCAATTTGGGCCACATCATAATCTTCCTTCATCTTCTAATGCTgatgctgctgctgctgatgCTTTTCCAGTGGATCGTAATCATCCAGACCTCCTCCCTTCATTCCAGTATAAGCCTCCTAGTCCTATTGTTGACGACAATAGTTTCTCTTCATTACAGCAACCACTTGATcagattattgaaaatattgatcATGGTCTTACTTCCTCTTCTAATGATCCTTTTGAGATGGCTCCTATTGTTGACAATACTTTGTCTTCATTAAATCAACCACTTCATCAAAATTtgccatcatcatcttctcaGAATTATTTTCCAGAGCTCCCTTCAATCCAACCTCAAGATCCTTTTCATTTGCCACAATTCGACAATCTTTCCCAATCACCCGCAACCCAAAATCTACAGTCAAATTGTATGCCTAGTCGAAAGAGAACCCACGATGATCAAATGTCAACTTCACAAGAGGAGCATGCATTATTGGGAAAGAACTATTCTGGAGATACATCAAATATGTCAATTAGGG AAAAAATTCTAAACGAAGAATTACTCGACTCTTTTGCTTTTGGTCATAACTCGGTGCTTAATGAAGACGACAAGATGAGGTCTCCGTTTTTCTCTAAATATCTTATGAATCCGAGAAAACATTGGAGTGGATTGTGA